The Caulifigura coniformis genome includes a region encoding these proteins:
- a CDS encoding PCRF domain-containing protein — translation MKRQTSAEREIARQQKQREREIAADKRRHEREEDQRTAARDRRRAEQNRRIERHSTFNQVADIRAGAIRSRENELVDNEAAIARAQKAWQTYQSERVRIAQQSSGKNLSIIRAEVAVAEQLYRREMTAAIGMANGGMSGGRRGMRGRGAEFIFQGQQMIEDYSYAGFRGLSNNLAFLGATLGGPAGIAVVLGVAAKGAYDLYQSFKQAGSGAGEMADQIAMASTRLERFAAARQQLRQEALDFSVPTNRRELDQRDADLRFRRQRAGNTAGLEADEKNLELLKRMKQLRESATESYWWKSMGSWAPGPVVDKFVSKMGRFEDLKRQLSDPGVAADPDKIGNEIAKLQQRIAARRDEIATENEAVALGERRLMNQLLTVDALESAAQKQERLTSSIERQLDIERQLVETAKRRAESIGDAAYQRGDSFGGKAFDAQGSILARQWQTRTERAQHNDRVTQTHAFRRMFGADPSNHALGGQFQQWMSGRQEAIAKQGERLEEKAQFDLAKQRADMLKQRGEEQLAQAQRFAEKGNIDRAGDFFDRARGSFSSVQDLQLTWANRGTDPAKQQAFLNEAKQSESWMSGVDKAELAANEKAAAGAQGKIGVLESMTRSVEELAARAEQMTIFKEADMAKARGLNSQLDGMIQRLERIQGMSAGVVGGVGGGRGIPGRAQGGPVSANSPYIVGERGQELFIPNTGGQIVNATDTRRLLSGGQRQSPNIATTTSTSFTSNFGGVTINTATVDLQDIQRQTDWRQKASKARMGG, via the coding sequence GTGAAACGGCAGACCTCTGCAGAACGGGAGATTGCCCGCCAGCAGAAACAACGCGAACGGGAGATCGCAGCCGACAAGCGTCGTCACGAACGCGAAGAAGATCAGCGAACCGCCGCCCGTGACCGTCGACGTGCTGAGCAGAATCGCCGGATTGAACGGCACAGCACTTTCAATCAGGTGGCCGATATTCGTGCTGGTGCGATCCGTAGTCGTGAAAACGAGCTGGTCGACAACGAAGCCGCTATTGCGCGAGCGCAAAAGGCATGGCAGACCTATCAGTCGGAACGTGTCCGGATCGCTCAGCAGTCCAGTGGAAAGAACCTGTCGATCATCCGGGCCGAAGTCGCTGTCGCCGAACAACTTTACCGGCGTGAGATGACAGCAGCGATCGGGATGGCGAACGGTGGCATGAGCGGCGGTCGTCGTGGCATGCGTGGACGCGGTGCCGAGTTCATCTTCCAGGGCCAGCAGATGATCGAGGACTACTCGTACGCCGGGTTTCGAGGGCTGAGTAACAACTTGGCATTCCTCGGTGCAACACTCGGCGGACCCGCAGGTATCGCCGTGGTGCTGGGAGTCGCTGCAAAGGGTGCATACGACTTGTACCAATCCTTCAAACAGGCCGGTTCCGGTGCCGGCGAGATGGCCGATCAAATTGCGATGGCATCGACCCGGCTGGAAAGGTTTGCGGCAGCACGCCAGCAACTCAGGCAGGAAGCGTTGGATTTCTCCGTGCCCACGAATCGCCGTGAACTCGACCAGCGGGACGCCGACCTACGCTTTCGTCGCCAGAGGGCCGGTAACACGGCTGGTCTTGAGGCCGATGAGAAGAACCTGGAACTCCTCAAACGAATGAAGCAACTCCGCGAGAGTGCTACGGAGTCTTATTGGTGGAAGTCGATGGGATCGTGGGCACCCGGTCCGGTCGTCGACAAGTTCGTCAGCAAAATGGGCCGGTTCGAGGACCTCAAACGGCAGCTATCCGATCCGGGTGTTGCAGCCGATCCTGACAAGATCGGAAACGAGATCGCCAAGCTGCAGCAACGCATCGCGGCAAGACGGGATGAGATCGCCACCGAAAACGAAGCTGTAGCCCTAGGCGAGCGGCGGCTGATGAACCAATTGCTGACGGTCGACGCTCTGGAGTCCGCAGCACAGAAACAGGAGCGACTGACCTCCAGCATCGAACGCCAACTCGACATAGAACGGCAGCTCGTGGAGACCGCGAAGCGGCGTGCTGAATCCATCGGCGATGCCGCGTATCAGCGTGGCGATTCGTTCGGCGGGAAGGCCTTCGATGCTCAGGGTTCAATCCTCGCCCGCCAGTGGCAGACACGGACGGAGCGTGCCCAGCACAACGACCGGGTCACACAAACCCACGCCTTTCGTCGGATGTTCGGAGCCGATCCGAGCAATCACGCCCTTGGCGGTCAGTTTCAGCAGTGGATGAGCGGTCGTCAGGAAGCCATCGCCAAGCAGGGCGAGCGGCTTGAGGAAAAGGCTCAGTTTGACCTGGCGAAGCAGAGGGCCGATATGTTGAAGCAAAGGGGCGAAGAGCAATTGGCACAGGCTCAGCGTTTCGCCGAGAAGGGGAACATCGACCGTGCTGGTGACTTCTTTGACCGTGCTCGTGGATCGTTCTCGTCAGTGCAGGATCTGCAACTGACATGGGCCAATCGGGGAACCGATCCCGCGAAGCAGCAGGCCTTCCTCAACGAAGCGAAGCAGTCAGAGAGCTGGATGAGCGGCGTAGACAAGGCCGAACTGGCAGCGAATGAAAAAGCAGCAGCCGGAGCACAGGGGAAGATCGGTGTGCTTGAGTCGATGACCCGATCGGTGGAGGAGCTGGCTGCCAGGGCCGAGCAAATGACCATCTTCAAGGAGGCTGACATGGCGAAAGCTCGCGGGCTGAACTCTCAACTCGACGGAATGATCCAACGTCTGGAGCGAATCCAGGGAATGTCGGCCGGAGTTGTCGGAGGCGTTGGAGGTGGTCGCGGAATTCCCGGTCGAGCACAGGGAGGACCTGTGTCGGCGAACTCTCCGTACATCGTCGGTGAGAGGGGCCAGGAGCTGTTCATCCCGAACACCGGCGGTCAGATCGTCAACGCGACTGACACCCGCCGTCTTCTCAGTGGCGGACAGCGGCAGTCGCCGAACATCGCAACGACAACGAGTACATCGTTCACCAGCAACTTTGGTGGTGTGACGATCAACACGGCTACGGTCGACCTTCAGGACATCCAGCGGCAAACCGACTGGCGTCAGAAGGCGTCTAAGGCCCGGATGGGAGGCTGA